The proteins below come from a single Papaver somniferum cultivar HN1 chromosome 11, ASM357369v1, whole genome shotgun sequence genomic window:
- the LOC113321206 gene encoding uncharacterized protein LOC113321206 yields MGDKAKRYGRRLRTNVNPLKLSLSNKAFNEKIRKRRTRESKQVNSSSGNGNSEVIIDGSCSSNSEEHKIIRQSEDNKKMKMENNWKPMAKCSVENIGSSSLSNREENDIIKKMEMNNNWKPMAKCSAENIGSSSSLSNSEENEIVRHSENNKKMKMKMDNNWKPMAKCSSGNKVLSSSSIFDHYRIMRGILSRLPVKSLMRFKCVSKHWQFSICQDQGLIDLHFSQSKQHCPDLFLVVPRYTVNRSGRYPARRNTRGYAGARECKYQQSLLLGNLFESGTSPAIRTTVRKSEQKPFHYTKILPPVNGLICFVNRRSAAVCILNPSTRERTPWIVSSLRQNKKYNFVEEYARAVWLPTYFFGFDPATKQHKVVCAWCLHGQATGFSGIDSEDDKFHWTGICEVLTVGENTWRNIDEKVPFTHYPVVNLLKWFHLLG; encoded by the exons ATGGGTGATAAAGCTAAGAGGTACGGCAGGAGATTAAGAACTAATGTGAATCCTTTAAAATTGAGTCTAAGTAATAAAGCTTTTAATGAGAAAATAAGAAAGAGGCGTACCAGAGAGAGTAAACAGGTGAATAGTAGTAGTGGTAATGGCAATTCAGAAGTTATTATTGATGGTAGTTGCAGCAGCAATAGTGaggaacataaaattatcagacaGAGTGAGGAtaataagaagatgaagatggagaaCAATTGGAAGCCAATGGCCAAGTGTAGTGTGGAGAATATTGGTAGTAGTAGCCTCAGCAATAGAGAGGAAAATGATATTATTAAGAAGATGGAGATGAATAACAATTGGAAGCCGATGGCCAAGTGCAGTGCGGAGAATATTGGTAGTAGTAGTAGCCTCAGCAATAGCGAGGAAAACGAAATTGTTAGACATAGTGAGAATAATaagaagatg aagatgaagatggataACAATTGGAAGCCAATGGCCAAGTGCAGTAGTGGCAACAAGGTTCTGAGCAGCAGCAGTATTTTCGATCACTATAGAATAATGCGTGGGATATTGAGTAGGCTCCCTGTCAAATCACTCATGCGATTCAAGTGTGTAAGCAAACATTGGCAGTTCTCAATTTGCCAAGATCAAGGCTTGATTGATTTACACTTCTCTCAGTCAAAGCAACATTGTCCAGATCTCTTTCTTGTTGTTCCTCGTTATACCGTTAATCGCTCTGGAAGATACCCTGCGCGCAGGAATACAAGGGGGTATGCGGGTGCCCGGGAGTGTAAGTATCAACAGTCTTTGTTGCTAGGCAATTTATTTGAAAGTGGAACATCGCCGGCCATTAGAACTACTGTTCGAAAATCAGAGCAAAAGCCATTTCATTATACTAAGATTCTACCACCTGTTAATGGTTTGATTTGCTTTGTTAACCGTCGTTCAGCTGCCGTTTGCATATTAAATCCAAGCACTAGAGAACGAACGCCATGGATCGTTTCTTCGCTTCGTCAAAACAAAAAGTACAATTTCGTTGAAGAATATGCTCGTGCTGTATGGTTACCAACTTACTTCTTTGGATTTGATCCTGCCACCAAACAGCACAAAGTTGTATGCGCTTGGTGTCTACATGGACAAGCGACAGGTTTTTCTGGCATCGACAGTGAAGATGACAAATTTCACTGGACAGGCATTTGTGAGGTCTTGACCGTAGGGGAGAACACTTGGAGAAACATTGATGAGAAGGTTCCATTTACGCACTATCCTGTAGTCAATTTGCTCAAATGGTTTCATTTACTGGGGTAG